From the Anguilla anguilla isolate fAngAng1 chromosome 8, fAngAng1.pri, whole genome shotgun sequence genome, one window contains:
- the LOC118234016 gene encoding zinc finger and SCAN domain-containing protein 31-like isoform X6, producing the protein MTNYADFQTHITTIMEIMTKSAIAEIIKLFDDSSSVLCLKISRSLNENEALKKELQLLQQELRTAREQKERIAGAQSKVQEPCRERNFGQGWSFSLRRDGEPAGVEQSADVEKVKPEPVLIKQERLEGGLCYRDPQLTPGAEEQVTQLTPATEEQATQPTPVEDGKKLDTETTPAGDQEELSEQHRCEHGDEELSELEFVVKAEQEEEHVAQRLNQTGCEHSAGRLNNLGSEYVMYERDSQLWTSFTQEDSDLETDDPVCFNATEQCLQNLPIHTQLQHTPATLEVSGNALSSFGDSYVEEFEKMSEKPSVYSEKLRSEAIHTQQGQYRERLVHTVERENQTLLPQQQQHGPSVKHMRGSESPAQPHSGSQYETRSTLSTSAFSAGKKDETHGQANCAKNPFICVYCGMSFVHGSHLMAHHHIHMGEKPFSCTQCGKRFSHKRNLVQHERVHGNKPFGCAQCGKRFVRGANFRAHQRSHTGEKPYQCTQCGKRFAWDANLRAHHRSHQGERPHGCTQCGKSFVRKRSLISHQRIHTRSVV; encoded by the exons ATGACGAATTATGCTGATTTTCAAACACACATAACCACCATTATGGAAATCATGACAAAGTCAGCGATAGCAGAAATCATCAAACTTTTTGACGACAGTTCCtcagttttgtgtttgaaaatatcTAGGAGTTTAAATGAGAATGAAGCGCTGAAAAAGGAACTGCAGTTGTTGCAACAGGAGCTGAGGACGGCGcgagaacagaaagaaagaatagCAGGAGCGC AGAGTAAAGTGCAAGAGccgtgcagagagagaaactttGGGCAGGGGTGGAGCTTCAGTCTGAGGAGAGACGGAGAACCTGCAGGTGTGGAACAG TCTGCAGACGTGGAAAAGGTCAAGCCTGAACCAGTTCTTATCAAGCAGGAGAGACTGGAAGGGGGCTTGTGTTACAGAGACCCACAGCTCACACCTGGAGCAGAGGAACAGGTAACACAGCTCACACCTGCAACAGAGGAACAGGCAACACAGCCCACACCTGTAGAAGATGGGAAGAAACTGGACACAGAGACCACACCTGCAGGAGACCAAGAGGAGCTGAGTGAGCAGCACAGGTGTGAACACGGTGATGAGGAACTCAGTGAACTGGAGTTTGTGGTGAAGGCAGAGCAAGAGGAAGAGCATGTAGCCCAGAGACTCAATCAGACAGGATGTGAACACAGTGCAGGAAGACTCAACAATCTGGGCTCTGAGTATGtaatgtatgagagagacagtcagctgTGGACTTCCTTTACACAAGAGGACAGTGACCTAGAGACTGATGATCCAGTTTGTTTTAATGCTACAGAACAGTGCTTACAGAATCTGCCAattcacacacagctgcaacATACTCCTGCCACCTTGGAAGTCTCTGGAAACGCACTGTCCTCTTTTGGGGATTCATATGTTGAGGAGTTTGAAAAGATGAGTGAGAAGCCGTCTGTTTACAGTGAGAAGCTCAGATCAGAggccattcacacacagcagggtcagTACAGAGAGAGACTTGTGCACACAGTGGAAAGAGAGAATCAGACATTACTgccccagcagcagcaacatGGACCCTCAGTAAAACACATGAGAGGCAGCgagagcccagcccagccacaCTCAGGCTCTCAGTATGAGACCCGCTCTACTCTGAGTACCAGTGCTTTCAGTGCTGGGAAGAAGGATGAGACTCATGGACAAGCTAACTGTGCAAAGAACCCGTTCATTTGCGTATATTGTGGGATGAGTTTTGTTCACGGTAGTCATCTCATGGCACATCACCACATTCACATGGGGGAGAAACCATTCAGCTGTACACAGTGTGGGAAGCGTTTCAGTCACAAACGTAATCTTGTCCAACATGAGAGGGTTCACGGGAATAAGCCATTTGGTTGtgcgcagtgtgggaagagaTTTGTTCGCGGAGCTAACTTTCGAGCACACCAGAGGAGTCATACGGGAGAGAAACCGTATCAGTGCACCCAGTGCGGGAAGAGATTTGCTTGGGATGCTAACCTTAGAGCACACCACAGAAGTCATCAGGGAGAGAGACCACATGGCTGtacccagtgtgggaagagttttgTTCGCAAGCGTAGTCTTATTTCTCACCAGAGGATTCACACGCggagtgtagtgtaa
- the LOC118234016 gene encoding zinc finger protein 271-like isoform X7 — MTNYADFQTHITTIMEIMTKSAIAEIIKLFDDSSSVLCLKISRSLNENEALKKELQLLQQELRTAREQKERIAGARKSPVNTRSVGVQVFESKVQEPCRERNFGQGWSFSLRRDGEPAGVEQSADVEKVKPEPVLIKQERLEGGLCYRDPQLTPGAEEQVTQLTPATEEQATQPTPVEDGKKLDTETTPAGDQEELSEQHRCEHGDEELSELEFVVKAEQEEEHVAQRLNQTGCEHSAGRLNNLGSEYVMYERDSQLWTSFTQRYSNIETDYPVCSNTTAQCSQSLPIHTQLQLAPATLEASGNTLSSFGASYVEEFDKMSEKPSVCREELRSEAIHTQQGQYRERLVHTVERENQTLLPQQQQHGPSVKHMRGSESPAQPHSGSQYETGSTLSTSLFRAGNKGKTDGRARFRKKPFVCIYCGKSFDCSSSLTSHHRIHTGEKPFSCTQCGRCFNRKSNLAQHERIHSGFKPIGCTLCGKRFARGRDLRAHHRSHHLEQST; from the exons ATGACGAATTATGCTGATTTTCAAACACACATAACCACCATTATGGAAATCATGACAAAGTCAGCGATAGCAGAAATCATCAAACTTTTTGACGACAGTTCCtcagttttgtgtttgaaaatatcTAGGAGTTTAAATGAGAATGAAGCGCTGAAAAAGGAACTGCAGTTGTTGCAACAGGAGCTGAGGACGGCGcgagaacagaaagaaagaatagCAGGAGCGCGTAAGAGTCCTGTCAACACTCGATCTGTTGGAGTTCAGGTTTTCG AGAGTAAAGTGCAAGAGccgtgcagagagagaaactttGGGCAGGGGTGGAGCTTCAGTCTGAGGAGAGACGGAGAACCTGCAGGTGTGGAACAG TCTGCAGACGTGGAAAAGGTCAAGCCTGAACCAGTTCTTATCAAGCAGGAGAGACTGGAAGGGGGCTTGTGTTACAGAGACCCACAGCTCACACCTGGAGCAGAGGAACAGGTAACACAGCTCACACCTGCAACAGAGGAACAGGCAACACAGCCCACACCTGTAGAAGATGGGAAGAAACTGGACACAGAGACCACACCTGCAGGAGACCAAGAGGAGCTGAGTGAGCAGCACAGGTGTGAACACGGTGATGAGGAACTCAGTGAACTGGAGTTTGTGGTGAAGGCAGAGCAAGAGGAAGAGCAT GTAGCCCAGAGACTCAATCAGACAGGATGTGAACACAGTGCAGGAAGACTCAACAATCTGGGCTCAGAGTATGtaatgtatgagagagacagtcagctgTGGACTTCCTTTACCCAAAGGTACAGTAACATAGAGACTGATTATCCAGTTTGTTCTaacactacagcacagtgctcaCAGAGTCTTCCAattcacacacagctacaacttGCTCCTGCCACCTTGGAAGCCTCTGGAAACACACTGTCCTCTTTTGGGGCTTCATATGTTGAGGAGTTTGATAAGATGAGCGAGAAGCCGTCTGTTTGCAGGGAGGAGCTCAGATCAGAggccattcacacacagcagggtcagTACAGAGAGAGACTTGTGCacacagtggagagagagaatcagacaTTACtgccacagcagcagcaacatgGACCCTCAGTAAAACACATGAGAGGCAGCgagagcccagcccagccacaCTCAGGCTCTCAATATGAGACCGGCTCTACTCTGAGTACCAGCCTTTTCAGGGCTGGGAATAAGGGCAAGACTGATGGACGAGCTCGCTTTAGAAAGAAACCGTTCGTTTGCATATATTGCGGAAAGAGTTTTGATTGCTCTAGTAGTCTCACCTCACATCACCGAATTCACACAGGGGAGAAACCATTCAGCTGTACACAGTGTGGGAGGTGTTTTAATCGCAAAAGCAATCTTGCGCAACATGAGAGGATTCACAGCGGATTTAAACCAATTGGTTGCACGCTGTGTGGAAAGAGATTTGCTCGAGGTCGTGACCTTAGGGCACACCACAGAAGTCATcaccttgagcaaagtacttaa
- the LOC118234016 gene encoding zinc finger protein 271-like isoform X8 has product MTNYAHFQTQITSIMEIMTKSAIAEITKLFDDSSSVLCWKISRSLHENQALKKKLQLLQQELRTARELNEGIAGARESPVNTRSVGVQVLVEKPYRERGSAQEWSFCLRRDGEPPGVEQSANNEKMKPEPVLIKEERLDEGLCYRDPQPTPGGEEQVTQPTPATEEQVTQSTPVEDGKKPDTEPTPAGDPEEPSEQHRCEHDDEELSGLEFVMKPEQVAQRLNQTGCEHSAGRLNNLGSEYVMYERDSQLWTSFTQRYSNIETDYPVCSNTTAQCSQSLPIHTQLQLAPATLEASGNTLSSFGASYVEEFDKMSEKPSVCREELRSEAIHTQQGQYRERLVHTVERENQTLLPQQQQHGPSVKHMRGSESPAQPHSGSQYETGSTLSTSLFRAGNKGKTDGRARFRKKPFVCIYCGKSFDCSSSLTSHHRIHTGEKPFSCTQCGRCFNRKSNLAQHERIHSGFKPIGCTLCGKRFARGRDLRAHHRSHHLEQST; this is encoded by the exons ATGACGAATTATGCTCATTTTCAAACACAGATAACTTCCATAATGGAAATCATGACAAAGTCAGCGATAGCAGAAATTACCAAACTTTTTGACGACAGTTCGTCAGTTTTGTGTTGGAAAATATCTAGGAGTTTACATGAGAATCAAGCGCTGAAAAAGAAACTACAGTTGTTGCAGCAGGAGCTGAGGACGGCGCGAGAACTGAACGAGGGAATAGCAGGAGCGCGTGAGAGTCCTGTCAACACTCGATCTGTTGGAGTTCAAGTTCTCG TGGAAAAgccatacagagagagaggctccgcGCAGGAGTGGAGCTTCTGTctgaggagagatggagaaccTCCAGGTGTGGAACAG TCTGCAAACAACGAAAAGATGAAGCCTGAACCTGTTCTTATCAAGGAGGAGAGACTGGACGAGGGCTTGTGTTACAGAGACCCACAGCCCacacctggaggagaggaacaggtaACACAGCCCACACCTGCAACAGAGGAACAGGTAACGCAGTCCACACCTGTAGAAGATGGGAAGAAACCGGACACAGAGCCCACGCCTGCAGGAGACCCAGAGGAGCCGAGTGAGCAGCACAGGTGTGAACACGATGATGAGGAGCTCAGTGGACTGGAGTTTGTCATGAAGCCCGAGCAGGTAGCCCAGAGACTCAATCAGACAGGATGTGAACACAGTGCAGGAAGACTCAACAATCTGGGCTCAGAGTATGtaatgtatgagagagacagtcagctgTGGACTTCCTTTACCCAAAGGTACAGTAACATAGAGACTGATTATCCAGTTTGTTCTaacactacagcacagtgctcaCAGAGTCTTCCAattcacacacagctacaacttGCTCCTGCCACCTTGGAAGCCTCTGGAAACACACTGTCCTCTTTTGGGGCTTCATATGTTGAGGAGTTTGATAAGATGAGCGAGAAGCCGTCTGTTTGCAGGGAGGAGCTCAGATCAGAggccattcacacacagcagggtcagTACAGAGAGAGACTTGTGCacacagtggagagagagaatcagacaTTACtgccacagcagcagcaacatgGACCCTCAGTAAAACACATGAGAGGCAGCgagagcccagcccagccacaCTCAGGCTCTCAATATGAGACCGGCTCTACTCTGAGTACCAGCCTTTTCAGGGCTGGGAATAAGGGCAAGACTGATGGACGAGCTCGCTTTAGAAAGAAACCGTTCGTTTGCATATATTGCGGAAAGAGTTTTGATTGCTCTAGTAGTCTCACCTCACATCACCGAATTCACACAGGGGAGAAACCATTCAGCTGTACACAGTGTGGGAGGTGTTTTAATCGCAAAAGCAATCTTGCGCAACATGAGAGGATTCACAGCGGATTTAAACCAATTGGTTGCACGCTGTGTGGAAAGAGATTTGCTCGAGGTCGTGACCTTAGGGCACACCACAGAAGTCATcaccttgagcaaagtacttaa
- the LOC118234016 gene encoding uncharacterized protein LOC118234016 isoform X10 translates to MTNYAHFQTQITSIMEIMTKSAIAEMTKLFDNSSSVLCWKISRSLHANQALKKKLQLFQHELRTARELNEGIAGARESPVNTRSVGVQVLERGFGQGWSFSLRRDGEPAGVEQSADMEEIRPEPVLIKEEILEDGLCYRDPQPTPGGEEQVTQPTPATEEQVTQPTPVEDGKKPDTEPTPAGDPEELSEQHRCEHGDEELSELEFVVKAEQEEEHVAQRLSQTGCEHSAGRLNNLDSEYVMYERDSQLWTSFTQEDSDIETDDPVCSNATEQCLQNLSIHAQVQHAPATIEVSGNTLSSFGPSYVEEFEKISEKLSVCREELRSEAIYTQQGQYRERLVHTVERESDITAPAAAPWTLSKTHERQREPSPATLRLPV, encoded by the exons ATGACGAATTATGCTCATTTTCAAACACAGATAACTTCCATAATGGAAATCATGACAAAGTCAGCGATAGCAGAAATGACCAAACTTTTTGACAACAGTTCGTCAGTTTTGTGTTGGAAAATATCTAGGAGTTTACATGCGAATCAAGCGCTGAAAAAGAAACTACAGTTGTTTCAGCATGAGCTGAGGACGGCGCGAGAACTGAACGAGGGAATAGCAGGAGCTCGTGAGAGTCCTGTCAACACTCGATCTGTTGGAGTTCAAGTTCTCG AGAGAGGCTTTGGGCAGGGGTGGAGCTTCAGTCTGAGGAGAGACGGAGAACCTGCAGGTGTGGAACAG TCTGCAGACATGGAGGAGATCAGGCCTGAACCAGTTCTTATCAAGGAGGAGATCCTGGAGGACGGCTTGTGTTACAGAGACCCACAGCCCacacctggaggagaggaacaggtaACACAGCCCACACCTGCAACAGAGGAACAGGTAACACAGCCCACACCTGTAGAAGATGGGAAAAAACCGGACACAGAGCCCACACCTGCAGGAGACCCAGAGGAGCTGAGTGAGCAGCACAGGTGTGAACACGGTGATGAGGAGCTCAGTGAACTGGAGTTTGTGGTGAAGGCAGAGCAAGAAGAAGAGCATGTAGCCCAGAGACTCAGTCAGACAGGATGTGAACACAGTGCAGGAAGACTCAACAATCTGGACTCTGAGTATGtaatgtatgagagagacagtcagctgTGGACTTCCTTTACTCAAGAGGACAGTGACATAGAGACTGATGATCCAGTTTGTTCTAACGCCACAGAACAGTGCTTACAGAATCTGTCTATACACGCACAGGTACAACATGCTCCTGCCACCATAGAAGTCTCTGGAAACACACTGTCCTCTTTTGGGCCTTCATATGTTGAGGAGTTTGAAAAGATAAGCGAGAAGCTGTCTGTTTGCAGGGAGGAACTCAGATCAGAggccatttacacacagcagggTCAGTACAGAGAGAGACTTGTGCACACAGTGGAGAGAGAATCAGACATTActgccccagcagcagcaccatggACCCTCAGTAAAACACATGAGAGGCAGCgagagcccagcccagccacaCTCAGGCTCCCGGTATGA
- the LOC118234023 gene encoding zinc finger and SCAN domain-containing protein 2-like — MNYVHFQTQITTIMEILSKSAIAEITKIFDDSSSVLCLKISRCLHENEELKKKLQTLQQELRTARGQKEGIAGARESPVNTRSVGVQFLVEEPYRERGFVQDWSFCLRKDGEPASVEQSGDMEKVRPEPVLIKQERLEEVLCFSDPQPTPGAEEQVTQPTPATEEQVTQPTPVEDGKKLDPEPTPAGDPEELSEQHRCEHGDEELSGLEFVVKAEQEEEHVAQRLNQTGCEHSAGRLNNLGSECVMYERDSQLWSSFTQEDSDIETDDPVCSKATEKFSQNLSIHTQLQHTPATIEVSGNTLSSFGPSYVEEFDKMSEKPSVCSEELRSEAIHTQQGQYRERLVHTVERENQTLLPQQQHHGPSVKHMRGSKSPAQPHSGSQYETGSTLSTSVFSAGNKDETHGQDNCAKKPFICMYCGKSFNCCSHLISHHRIHTGERPYSCAQCGKCFSLKGNLVQHERVHSGNKPFGCAQCGKRFARGANLRAHQRSHTGERPYHCTQCGKRFTRQCNLLVHQRIHTRVKPYSCS, encoded by the exons atgaattatgttcattttcaaacacagaTAACCACCATAATGGAAATCTTGTCAAAGTCAGCGATAGCTGAGATTACCAAAATTTTTGACGACAGTTCCTCAGttttatgtttgaaaatatcGAGATGTTTACACGAGAATGAAGAGTTGAAGAAGAAACTACAGACGTTGCAGCAGGAGCTGAGGACGGCGCgaggacagaaagagggaaTAGCAGGGGCGCGTGAGAGTCCTGTCAACACTCGATCTGTTGGTGTTCAATTTCTCG TGGAAGAGccgtacagagagagaggctttgtGCAGGATTGGAGCTTCTGTCTGAGGAAAGATGGAGAACCTGCAAGTGTGGAGCAG TCTGGAGACATGGAGAAGGTCAGGCCTGAACCAGTTCTTATCAAGCAGGAGAGACTGGAAGAGGTCTTGTGTTTCAGTGACCCACAGCCCACACCTGGAGCAGAGGAACAGGTAACACAGCCCACACCTGCAACAGAGGAACAGGTAACACAGCCCACACCTGTAGAAGATGGGAAGAAACTGGACCCAGAGCCCACACCTGCAGGAGACCCAGAGGAGCTGAGTGAGCAGCACAGGTGTGAACACGGTGATGAGGAGCTCAGTGGACTGGAGTTTGTGGTGAAGGCTGAGCAAGAGGAAGAGCATGTAGCCCAGAGACTCAATCAGACAGGATGTGAACACAGTGCAGGAAGACTCAACAATCTGGGCTCTGAGTGTGtaatgtatgagagagacagtcagctgTGGAGTTCCTTTACACAAGAGGACAGTGACATAGAGACTGATGATCCAGTTTGTTCTAAGGCTACAGAAAAGTTCTCACAGAATCTGTCTattcacacacagctacaacatACTCCTGCCACCATAGAAGTCTCTGGAAACACACTGTCCTCTTTTGGGCCTTCATATGTTGAGGAGTTTGATAAGATGAGTGAGAAGCCGTCTGTTTGCAGTGAGGAGCTCAGATCAGAggccattcacacacagcagggtcagTACAGAGAGAGACTTGTGCacacagtggagagagagaatcagacattactgccccagcagcagcaccatggACCCTCAGTAAAACACATGAGAGGCAGCaagagcccagcccagccacaCTCAGGCTCCCAGTATGAGACCGGCTCTACTCTGAGTACCAGTGTTTTCAGTGCTGGGAATAAGGATGAGACTCATGGACAAGATAACTGTGCAAAGAAACCGTTCATTTGCATGTATTGTGGGAAGAGTTTTAATTGCTGTAGTCATCTCATCTCACATCACCGAATTCACACGGGGGAGAGACCATACAGTTGTGCACAGTGCGGGAAGTGTTTCAGTCTCAAAGGTAATCTTGTACAACATGAGAGGGTTCATAGTGGGAATAAACCATTTGGTTGTGCTCAGTGTGGGAAGAGATTTGCTCGCGGAGCAAACCTTAGAGCACACCAGAGGAGTCATACAGGAGAGAGACCATATCACTGcacccagtgtgggaagagatTCACTCGCCAGTGCAATCTTCTCGTGCACCAGAGGATTCACACAAGAGTGAAACCATACAGCTGTAGCTAG
- the LOC118234016 gene encoding zinc finger and SCAN domain-containing protein 31-like isoform X5, which produces MTNYADFQTHITTIMEIMTKSAIAEIIKLFDDSSSVLCLKISRSLNENEALKKELQLLQQELRTAREQKERIAGARKSPVNTRSVGVQVFESKVQEPCRERNFGQGWSFSLRRDGEPAGVEQSADVEKVKPEPVLIKQERLEGGLCYRDPQLTPGAEEQVTQLTPATEEQATQPTPVEDGKKLDTETTPAGDQEELSEQHRCEHGDEELSELEFVVKAEQEEEHVAQRLNQTGCEHSAGRLNNLGSEYVMYERDSQLWTSFTQEDSDLETDDPVCFNATEQCLQNLPIHTQLQHTPATLEVSGNALSSFGDSYVEEFEKMSEKPSVYSEKLRSEAIHTQQGQYRERLVHTVERENQTLLPQQQQHGPSVKHMRGSESPAQPHSGSQYETRSTLSTSAFSAGKKDETHGQANCAKNPFICVYCGMSFVHGSHLMAHHHIHMGEKPFSCTQCGKRFSHKRNLVQHERVHGNKPFGCAQCGKRFVRGANFRAHQRSHTGEKPYQCTQCGKRFAWDANLRAHHRSHQGERPHGCTQCGKSFVRKRSLISHQRIHTRSVV; this is translated from the exons ATGACGAATTATGCTGATTTTCAAACACACATAACCACCATTATGGAAATCATGACAAAGTCAGCGATAGCAGAAATCATCAAACTTTTTGACGACAGTTCCtcagttttgtgtttgaaaatatcTAGGAGTTTAAATGAGAATGAAGCGCTGAAAAAGGAACTGCAGTTGTTGCAACAGGAGCTGAGGACGGCGcgagaacagaaagaaagaatagCAGGAGCGCGTAAGAGTCCTGTCAACACTCGATCTGTTGGAGTTCAGGTTTTCG AGAGTAAAGTGCAAGAGccgtgcagagagagaaactttGGGCAGGGGTGGAGCTTCAGTCTGAGGAGAGACGGAGAACCTGCAGGTGTGGAACAG TCTGCAGACGTGGAAAAGGTCAAGCCTGAACCAGTTCTTATCAAGCAGGAGAGACTGGAAGGGGGCTTGTGTTACAGAGACCCACAGCTCACACCTGGAGCAGAGGAACAGGTAACACAGCTCACACCTGCAACAGAGGAACAGGCAACACAGCCCACACCTGTAGAAGATGGGAAGAAACTGGACACAGAGACCACACCTGCAGGAGACCAAGAGGAGCTGAGTGAGCAGCACAGGTGTGAACACGGTGATGAGGAACTCAGTGAACTGGAGTTTGTGGTGAAGGCAGAGCAAGAGGAAGAGCATGTAGCCCAGAGACTCAATCAGACAGGATGTGAACACAGTGCAGGAAGACTCAACAATCTGGGCTCTGAGTATGtaatgtatgagagagacagtcagctgTGGACTTCCTTTACACAAGAGGACAGTGACCTAGAGACTGATGATCCAGTTTGTTTTAATGCTACAGAACAGTGCTTACAGAATCTGCCAattcacacacagctgcaacATACTCCTGCCACCTTGGAAGTCTCTGGAAACGCACTGTCCTCTTTTGGGGATTCATATGTTGAGGAGTTTGAAAAGATGAGTGAGAAGCCGTCTGTTTACAGTGAGAAGCTCAGATCAGAggccattcacacacagcagggtcagTACAGAGAGAGACTTGTGCACACAGTGGAAAGAGAGAATCAGACATTACTgccccagcagcagcaacatGGACCCTCAGTAAAACACATGAGAGGCAGCgagagcccagcccagccacaCTCAGGCTCTCAGTATGAGACCCGCTCTACTCTGAGTACCAGTGCTTTCAGTGCTGGGAAGAAGGATGAGACTCATGGACAAGCTAACTGTGCAAAGAACCCGTTCATTTGCGTATATTGTGGGATGAGTTTTGTTCACGGTAGTCATCTCATGGCACATCACCACATTCACATGGGGGAGAAACCATTCAGCTGTACACAGTGTGGGAAGCGTTTCAGTCACAAACGTAATCTTGTCCAACATGAGAGGGTTCACGGGAATAAGCCATTTGGTTGtgcgcagtgtgggaagagaTTTGTTCGCGGAGCTAACTTTCGAGCACACCAGAGGAGTCATACGGGAGAGAAACCGTATCAGTGCACCCAGTGCGGGAAGAGATTTGCTTGGGATGCTAACCTTAGAGCACACCACAGAAGTCATCAGGGAGAGAGACCACATGGCTGtacccagtgtgggaagagttttgTTCGCAAGCGTAGTCTTATTTCTCACCAGAGGATTCACACGCggagtgtagtgtaa